The Methanobacterium formicicum genome segment CCGGTCACCCCATGTTATTTTCCCTGGCAGTGGCCATGGGCTGTGATCTTTTTGATTCTGCAGCATACATCCTCTATGCCGAGGCAGACCGGCTACTAATGCCTAACGGAACCTTGAAACTGGAGAACCTCTATGAAATGCCCTGTTCCTGTGAAGTGTGCACCAACTACACTCCAGATGAACTGAGGGGAATGGAAAAGGAAAAGAGGAGGGATCTCCTTGCAATTCACAATTTAAGGGTGAGTTTTGCGGAGATAAGGATGATACACCAGGCCATAATTGAGGGAAGCCTGTGGGAACTGGTTGAGCAGCGTTGCCGTGCCCATCCCTTCCTACTGGAAGCACTGCGTAACCTTAAAAATTACCAGGATGACCTGGAGAAATATGATCCTCCCTACAAAAAATCAGCATTCTTCTATTCCGGACCCGAATCTCTGAATCGTCCCGAAGTACACCGTCACCTGGAACGCGTGAAACGTATACCTCCAAAGAAGAGTGTTTTACTTATTCCCCGCACTACCAAACCTTACTCTGAACATCTGCACCACATTCCTCCAGAATTTTATCGCATCAAAGGGGAACCAAATCTAGAAAACTCAACTGATGATAGGCAGGTAACAGTGGTGGACGTACCCTTTGGTGTAATCCCCTTGGAACTGGACCAACTCTATCCACTGGCCCAGAATGAATCCCCCCGTATTCATGATGAGGATTCAATTTTAATGGTGAAAAACATCCTTCATGATTATATCAAAGACTTTGAAGAGGTCATAGTCAGTGAAAAAGTTTTAAGAACATTCCGTCTGGATGAAGAATTCCCCACTAAGGATGAATACTCTGAACCGCTGGAAATAATTGTTGATGATGTGGAAAGAATAAAAATGATAGCAGACTATCAGTTTGGCTCAGGTTCCGGTGAAGCTCTTTTTAACACCAGTGTGAAAATAGTTAAAAGCAGGAAAACCGGTAAAATTCGTCATGTTTATGATGGAGATGAATTAATAGCCACTTTACGGGCCAGTGATGGGATTTTTGTCCTGGCCAGGGAGGGTGCACGTCGTCTGCACCGTTACCTACCTTACCCTAAAAACAGGGTGGTGGTTAATGAAGATGCCGAACCATTTGCCCGGGAAGGAAAAAGTATATTTGCTAAATTCGTTATAAATTGTGATATAAATATCCATGCAAAGGAAGAAGTATTGATAGTTAATGAGGAAGACCAGCTACTGGCCTTCGGAAAGTCAATATTAAATGGAAAGGAGATACTTGATTTTAACACCGGCCAAGCAGTAAAGACACGAAAAGGAGGCTTATAATGTTACCAAGCGCAGGTATGAATCCCAAACAGTTAAAACAGATGCAAAGAGCCATGAAACAGATGGGCATGGACATGAAGGATGTTAAAGGTGTCACCGAAGTGATCATCAAATTTAAAAGTAAGGAACTGGTAATCACTAATCCCAAGGTTAACCGGATGAACTTCATGGGTCAAGATACCTACCAGATATCTGGAAAAACCAAGGAAAGGGAAGTTGAAGCTGAACTTATAATACCTGATGATGATGTGGACCTAGTGGCCACCCAGACTGGTGTAAGCCAGGATGAAGCCAGAAAAGCCCTGGAAGAAACTGGTGGGGATCTGGCCGAGGCCATTATGAGGTTAAGTTAATGGTGTTCATTACCCATCTTTCGGATCTACACGTGGGATCAATGTCATTTCGTGAGGAGCTAATCCTGGATGCCATTGATAAAATAAATGAGATGGGACCTGACGCCACCGTGGTAACCGGTGATTTGTCGGATAATGGTTATTATCAGGAATTAAAGCAGGCAGCAGATTATGTGGAGCAGATCAAAACACCCCTCCTGGTGGTGCCGGGAAATCATGATTCCCGACATCTGGGAAATGAGTGCTTTGAAGAACTGATTAAAAAGAGGTACGGTACGCTTAAAATTAAAAATCAGGGAGTTAAAATAATAGGACTGGATAGTAGTGAACCCGATCTAAACTCGGGTAAGGTGGGTAGATCACAGCAGGAATTCATGGAGGAGGCCCTGAAAAGTGCTTCAGAAAATGGACTGTTCAAGATCATTGCCCTGCACCATCATATTATCCCCGTCCCCCGCACAGGCCGTGAGAGAAATGTTCTCAGTGATGCTGGTGATATATTAATGTCATTAATAGAAAATCACACTGACCTGGTCTTATCCGGTCATAAACATGTACCTCATACCTGGATTGTACATGAAACTGTTTTCGCCACTGCAGGAACAGTTTCCTCATTTAAACTTCGAGGGAAGGATATTCCTTCCTTTAACACCCTGGAAATAGACCAAGATTATATAAATATCCTTTTAAACACAGCCGATGGCAAAACTTGCCCTCTGGCAAAGTATGAAAACAGGTGTAGGTGATTGATTGCAGGTAATTGTGGATGCATCTAACGTTGCACACTTTGGCAAAAAGGATGGAAAACCCAGCCTAAATAAATTACTAAAGGCAGAAGAGGTCCTGAAAAAGTTAGGGTATGAGCCTATTCTCATCGCAGATGCATCGCTTAGACACGAAATAGATGATAAGGAAGCATTCAAAAAACTCCTGGACGAGGAAAAGGTGCACCAGGTGCCTGCCGGCACCACCGCCGATCACTACATACTTAATCTGGCTGAGGAGCAGGATGCTAAAATATTATCCAACGATGCCTTCCGTGAATTTTACGATGAATTCCGGGACATTAACAGTAGGAGAATTCCCTACAACTTTAAAGGTGAAAATATAGTAATTGGTAGCTCAGCCCAGCCCAAAAAAATCAAAAACATACTGCAGAAAATCTGTTCACAGACCCTTTCAGAATTTGAGAAAAAGGGTTATGATTCATACAAACTCAAGAAAAACAAGAAACTTTCCGGGATCGCCGTGGCCAAGGAAGCCATAGATCGCATATCCAAATCTTCTGATGAGGGTATAGATTCCAAGATTGAAGGCATGTTCATGAAAATACCCCTCTTTGACCGGGTCATGAAGATGGTGGAAGATGCTGAAAGAGCCAGCGACTTCATAATCTTTGTACTGGTCAATCCCCGTGATTATCGTGACGCCGTTAGAAACGCAGGAAACATAGCAGTCACTGTGGGGGATCGCCTGAAACTGGATCACGCCCCACTGGTAGCAGTCCGTAACGATTTATTCACCAAACCCGGGACTTTTGAACTGAATATTATCTATTCTGATGAAATACTGGAGGAATCACCCTTTGATGTGAATATCACCATCAACGATCATGACTACTCCTTTGTTAAGAAAAACTCCCGAAATATAGCCAGTACAGTTGCGGCCCGCCTCGGAACCTGGAAATTTCCCATAGTATCAGTAAAGCCCAGCATGCTCATGGAAAAACCTGGACACTACGACATAAATCTGGACAAGGGAGGAGACAAGTAGATGGCAAGCAATTACCTGTTAAGAACCTTATTCGGTTTCCTCTTGAAACATCGGGTCCTAAGTATTGGAACCAAATACTACCCCACCAATGAGACCGAAACTGAATATGTGGAGATGGTCAATTACACCCGTACCATGCTCCTGGAAGTAGAAAAAGCCAATATAACCACGGAAAATATATTCCAAAACCTTTTAAAGGAGGTTGGTCGAGGGAACATACCCGAAAATCGCCGGTTCGTGGAAATTAAACCAGCAGAGAATGATGTAAATGAATACGCACTGCTAAGTAACATCATCATGGGAAGTGACCGTTATCTCTACGTGGAAGTATTCGGTGGTAACCAGCGAATCATAGATCAGTTCGTTCAATTCATCAAGAAACAAAATGGTACGATTGTGGAAAGAAGCAATACTGAGATAGTATCCCGGCTTCTATCCAAAAACGATGCCATCCGGGTAGGGATAGAACTGATAAAGATGGGTATGGAAGCGGGCATTGATGTCCGGGCGGCAGTGGGAATGACTGGAGCCGCATCCATTGAAAGATCCATCAACCTCAACAAACAGATTGGCCAGACATCTGGAGTGGGATTCACCAAACTGGGCGGTGAATTTGCCATAGTATTTTCCAGCAAAATAAGTAAACTGGCCGGAGCGCCAGCTGTTTACGATAACTACCTCTTCATTGATGCCTTTGATTCTACCCAGTTCATTGAAGAACAGGGACGGGATCGTCTGGTGGAGATCATGAATGAAATTAAAGATTTCATTGAAAAGGACTGTAAGGGCAGAATAGAGGGGTACCGTGAAGGTGGAGACGACCTGATAGCAAACCTACCCACCAAGGACGCGGCACTGCGGGCCGGAATTGACTCTTCATGGCACGCTCTAAACAATGGTGCCAGATTAAGAGTAGGAATAGGTAAAAGCCGCCGTGAAGCAGGCGAACGTGCACAGATGGCTGATGATATTAAGCTGTGGAACAATTCCCCAGTTATGGTCTTTGATTTAGCCGATGGAATCTACGCCTACTACATACCATCTGAATTCAACCGGGCCATCATTGAATTTTTACAGGAAAAAAGTGGCAGGGTAATATTGATTTTCGTCTTTGTCTTCCTGGTCACACTCATTGGCTGGAATGTGGGATACTGGGAATTTGGACTGGTAGCCATTGCCCTGGCTTTACTCTACGCCCTCACTGCCTAGTTAAGGATACAGAGTGTAGTTGGAAATTGTATGAAATTGATATTCATGAAAATTGATACTCATGAAGTTGATATTCATGAATTAAGGTTTTACGTGAATTAAGCTTTATAAACAGGATTAAAATTAAATAAACAAAGAAATTAAAGGCTTGATTAGGAATGAAAGCAGAATTAAAGGCAAAAGCAACCGTTGCCCTGGTGATTTCACTTATCGCGTTTGGATGCGGTACCGGGGCCAGTTTAATCACTGGAAACTTTAAATTTGCCAACAATGATACCTCCGGTTTAAACTTAACCGCACCCGGTGAATTACCGGTGGTTTATGACATGGGTAACGGCAGCCATACCAACACTACCAATACCCAGAACACAGCACAGGCACCATCATCTCCTTCCTCCAGCTCAGAAGATGTATACAATGAACCCAATAATACCCCTACTAATACCCAGACTAATCAATCCAATACCAGTACTAATGGGCCTTAATAGAGGGTAAATACGGATTAACATGTGAACTTAATTTCTGGATGATTCTTAAAGTAGTACACCTTCTAAGGATACATCTTACTAAGGGATACAGACTTAGTGTAATTAGTCTTCAGTTTAATAATGATAAGGATTGGAATAGATGATTAATAGGAATATTCAGAAGAATAAAAGATATTTAGACGGATAAAAAGGTGGGAAAATGAAAAAAGTTGAAGGCGGAATATGTGCAGTGGAAAATGTCCTGGCAGCTGGTGCCTGTGAAGACAATTACGGGGTGGCACTTATCCACTACCCACAAAGCAGTGCCGCAGCAGTATTCACCAGAAATAAAGTACAGGCCGCCCCTATTATCATCACTAGAGAATCAGTTAAAAATGGAAAACTATCGGCAATAGTAGCCAACAGTGGCAATGCCAACTGTTTCACTGGTGAAAAAGGCATTGATGATGCTAAAGAAATGACCCACCAAGTTGCCCAAGGCCTGAACATCCTACCGGAAGATGTGGCTGTAGCCTCCACCGGGATCATTGGACGCCAACTACCCCTACCCATCATCAGCAAACTCATCACCGATGCTCTGCGAAGACTGGATAATTCACCTACAGCCTCTAAAAACGCTGCTGAGGCTATAATGACCACTGACACATATCCCAAGGAATTTGCAGTGGAAACTACACTTACTAATGGTAAAACAGTCCGTATTGGGGGGATATGTAAGGGTTCGGGAATGATCGCCCCTAACATGGGCACCATGCTTTCTTTCCTTACCACGGATATAGAAGCCAGCCCAGCAGAACTCGAAGAAGCCCTGCAGAAATCGGTGGAAAAAACATTCAACATGGTGGTGGTGGATGGAGATGAAAGCACCAATGACATCGTGGTACTCTTATCCCGACCCGGCCAGGGAAACATCGATGAAAAATTCCAGGAAGCCCTGGACTATCTGTGCAGTGAACTTACCCGGATGCTGGCCCGGGATGGGGAAGGGGCAACCAAGTACATGGAAGTAGAAGTTATCGGTGCCCAAAGCCTTAATGATGCTAGAATTGCCGCTCGATCAATTGTTAAATCACCACTGGTAAAAACTGCTTTATTTGGAGCCGATCCTAACTGGGGCCGTATTGTGGCTGCAGTGGGCTATTCTGGAGCCAGTATGAATGAGGAAACCGTTACTGTCTCCCTTGAAGATGGTGAACGAAGGGTGGCTGTGGTAGATAAAGGTGAAATAAAGGCCTTTGATGGTACAGAAGAGCTTGAACTGGCAGAAAGCATAATGGAAAGGGAAACCATTAAAATAACCGTTGATTTATCACTCGGAACATTTATGGCCACAGCCTATGGATGTGACCTAAGTTATGACTACGTACGCATAAATTCAGAGTACTCTACTTAAATTGTAATTACAATTTGATTATATTCAAAACTACAGGTAAGATAAAATGAAAGTAATGATTATAGGCGCAGAAGGAATGTTAGGGCACGATTTGGAAGATATTTTATCCAAGGACCACCAGATAAGCACCACCACCATTGACACCCTGGACATAACTGACATTGAAAAAACCATTAAGACTGTGAAAGACATTAACCCCGATGTACTGGTTCATGCCGCTGCATTTACCGATGTTGATGGAAGTGAAGACAAAGAAGACCTGGCTTATAATGTAAATGCATTGGGAACACGTAACGTGGCACTGGCCTGCCGGGAAGCGGACAGTGCACTGGTTTACATCTGTACGGACTATGTATTTGATGGAACCAAAGGCACACCCTACCGGGAGTATGACCAGACCAATCCCCTCAGTGTTTATGGAAAAACCAAACACCAGGGTGAAGTATACATCCGTGATATACTCAATAAATTCTACATTGTCCGGACAGCATGGTTATACGGATACCATGGCCCTAACTTCGTCACTACCATGCTAAAATTAGCAGAAAACCATGATAGCATTTCGGTGGTTAGTGACCAGGTAGGATCCCCCACCTACACCCGGGACCTGGCTAATGCCATAAACCAGCTAATAACCAAACCTGCTTATGGTATTTACCACGTTACTAACAGTGATCACTGCTCCTGGTATGAATACGCCCAGGAAATCTTCCAGAATGCGGGTATTGACATTGAACTTAAACCGGTATCCACCGAGGAATTTGGTAGTGCTGCTCCCCGTCCACTGTACTCTGTTCTGGATAATTACAACTGGAAAATGGAAGGATTCCCACCAATCCGAAGTTACAAAGATGCATTGAAAGAGTATATGGAATTGTTAAAATAAAAAAAGCAATAATTACTCGGTTAAAAACTAATAACCATTTTTTTCTATTTATTTTATATTATTCTATCAATATTGGCCAAAAAACTGTTTTTAAAGATATATTATCTAAAAAATTAATTTTAAATAATAAAAAAATAGTAAACGGGAATTGATTAGTAATTCCCTTAGTTTTATGAATTTTCTTAAGTGCAGCGATTATTCTTTAATTGAACCTAGAGGGTGAGTTTAGATATTCTCTCCATGGCCTTTTCAGTATTTTCCAGGGTGTTAAAGGCGGTTAACCGGAGGTAACCTTCACCACTGGGACCGAAACCCACACCGGGAGTTCCCACCACATGGGCTTCATCCAGGAGCAAATCAAAAAACTGCCAGGAATCCATAGCCTGGGGAGTTTTAACCCAGATATATGGTGAATTAATTCCACCGTAAACCCGTAAACCCAGATTTTCCAGGCTGTTCCTGATGATAGAAGCATTGTTCATGTAATAATCAATGGATTCATTGATCTCTTTCTGACCCTCAGGGGAGTACACTGCACAGGTAGCCATCTGTATGGGATAAGAAACTCCGTTGAACTTGGTGGTTTGGCGCCGGTTCCAGAGACTGTTAATGGAATGGGGATTTCCTTCACCATCAAATCCCACCAGTTCCCGGGGGACCACGGTGAAAGCACACCGGGTACCAGTGAAACCAGCATTTTTGGAGAAACTCCTAAATTCAATGGCCACTTCACGGGCACCTTCGATCTCATAAATACTGTGGGGAATGTTATCTTCCCTTATGTAAGCTTCGTAAGCAGCGTCAAATAAAATAATGGAATTATTTTCCCGGGCGTAATCCACCCACTGTGCCAGTTGTTCTTTGGTAAGAGCAGTACCCGTGGGATTGTTGGGGAAACAAAGGTAAATCAGATCTACGGGTGTTGTGGGGAGTTCGGGTACAAATCCGTTATCTTCAGTGCAGGGGATGTAAACCAGTTTCTGGTAACGGCCATCATCACCCATGGGTCCGGTTCTGCCCGCCATGACATTACTTTCCACGTAGACCGGGTAAACTGGATCGGTAACTGCCACAGTGTTTAACAGGCCAAATATCTCCTGAATATTACCAGTGTCACACTTGGCACCGTCGCTGATGAAAACTTCATCCGGGGCAAGGTCTATACCGCGTGGTGCGTAATCATTTTTTATGATTTCATTGATCAGAAAGTCATAACCCTGTTCTGGACCATAACCACGGAATGATTTGGCATCACCCATTTCCTGTACAGCTTCAGTGAATTTTTCAACCACAGCACGGGGTAAAGGTCGGGTTACATCTCCAATACCCATTCGTATTATATCCACATCAGGATTATCATTCTGGTATTTCTCTACTCTCTGGTTAATTTCCGAGAAAATATAGTTGCTTTTAATTAACAGATAGTTTTCATTAATTATAACTGCCATCTAAGATTACTCCTATGATTTTTCATTAATAAATTCTTGTTAATGGGGTATTGCATAAAGAAATTTTTATTAAGAAATTAAATCTATTTCCAATCTTTTCCACCCATTATTCTTATTATAACCTATTTTCTCGTTATCTCTATTTATCCTTTTTTACAGTCCGTATATTATCATCAATATGATATAGGGGAAGAGTAAAATTTATTTTTTAGTATTACTTAATATAATTAAAGTAAGATAATGTCGGGTAGTGAAAGATTTGGGAAAAAATCTATAAGTAGACTAAGCCAAAATGACCTTGTGGATAATTATCTTAAGGGTTTCATTGGAAATTATTTAAAAAAGCCAATAGGTTGCATTCAATATATTTATACGAGTAAATTAAATATGTTAAATGCTCAGGGAACCGCTAGTACTATATCTTCCGGAGGGGTTCACTTTCTGGATAAAGTTTATATGGACAAAATGGGGAAGTTTAACCCATTTTAAAACTAGGATTAGGATTAAATTTTGACATTTCCTATTCAAAATATATTTTAGGGAATATTTATTAAATTGAGGAGAATTTGACATGAAGTGCGTGGTAATAGGTGCAGGTAATGCTGGAAGACCAGCTGCCAGAATTTTAAATTATGCAGGTCACCAAGTTCAAATAACTGATGAAAAGGAAATGGAGGAATTTCCGGAAGACGTGCAGAAAACTCTCCTTAAAATGGAAGAAGAAGGAGTGGATCTCCAACTGGGATGGGATGACCCCACCAACATTGATGATGTGGATGCAGTTTACATTTCACCTAACATCCCCAAAGATTCCCCCATCCGACATTATCTGGTGGATAATGAATTAAAATTACTTATTAACCAGGATATTGCTGATATTGTTGATAAAACTATTAATATGGATGTTATAGGTGTGACTGGAACTTTGGGAAAAACCAGCACCACCCATGCCATCTCTGAAATTTTTAAAAATGCCGGTTACAGTGTATGGACCTGTTCATCCCTATCAGGCAACCTGCTCAGTGAAGTTATTGTGGATGGAATCATCAAGGGGGATCATCTTAAAAGTGATATTGCAGTGCTAGAGCTACCCCACGGTACCATTCGACTTCTTTCGGAGCTCAAACTTAAGGTGGGATTAATAACCAATATCTATGCAGATCATCTATCGGAATTCGAGGGTTCCCTGGAAAAATACACCAAGAGAAAACTCATGATCATTGAATCCAGTGAAACCCTGGTGGCCAGCTCCCAGTGCACTCCATTCCTTCAGGATCACGATGCTGTTTATTACTGCTCCCGGGGCAGCGACTGTGACATTAAAGGGTACTTAAAAGAGGACAAAATTAAGATAAAATATAAATTAAAGAAAAAAGAAGGCGAATTTGAAACAAAATTCAACCTGAAGGGATACTACTTTGAAAATGCAATTGCGGCGGCGGCCGTTGCCCTGGCCTATGGTCTTAAAGAAGATTCCATAGTGGATGGAATGAATAAATTTAAGGGCATACCGGGTCATTTAGAGTATGTTGGGGATTACTGTGGACGTGAAGTTCACTTCGATGCTGCATTTGTTCCTGAAGGCA includes the following:
- a CDS encoding metallophosphoesterase family protein, with the translated sequence MVFITHLSDLHVGSMSFREELILDAIDKINEMGPDATVVTGDLSDNGYYQELKQAADYVEQIKTPLLVVPGNHDSRHLGNECFEELIKKRYGTLKIKNQGVKIIGLDSSEPDLNSGKVGRSQQEFMEEALKSASENGLFKIIALHHHIIPVPRTGRERNVLSDAGDILMSLIENHTDLVLSGHKHVPHTWIVHETVFATAGTVSSFKLRGKDIPSFNTLEIDQDYINILLNTADGKTCPLAKYENRCR
- the rfbD gene encoding dTDP-4-dehydrorhamnose reductase, coding for MKVMIIGAEGMLGHDLEDILSKDHQISTTTIDTLDITDIEKTIKTVKDINPDVLVHAAAFTDVDGSEDKEDLAYNVNALGTRNVALACREADSALVYICTDYVFDGTKGTPYREYDQTNPLSVYGKTKHQGEVYIRDILNKFYIVRTAWLYGYHGPNFVTTMLKLAENHDSISVVSDQVGSPTYTRDLANAINQLITKPAYGIYHVTNSDHCSWYEYAQEIFQNAGIDIELKPVSTEEFGSAAPRPLYSVLDNYNWKMEGFPPIRSYKDALKEYMELLK
- a CDS encoding Mur ligase family protein, encoding MKCVVIGAGNAGRPAARILNYAGHQVQITDEKEMEEFPEDVQKTLLKMEEEGVDLQLGWDDPTNIDDVDAVYISPNIPKDSPIRHYLVDNELKLLINQDIADIVDKTINMDVIGVTGTLGKTSTTHAISEIFKNAGYSVWTCSSLSGNLLSEVIVDGIIKGDHLKSDIAVLELPHGTIRLLSELKLKVGLITNIYADHLSEFEGSLEKYTKRKLMIIESSETLVASSQCTPFLQDHDAVYYCSRGSDCDIKGYLKEDKIKIKYKLKKKEGEFETKFNLKGYYFENAIAAAAVALAYGLKEDSIVDGMNKFKGIPGHLEYVGDYCGREVHFDAAFVPEGIISTLEQFSQDKSNLIVLIDNPDSTNPRDKFQIGKLLGDYAQVIIASGFNETTGVLDMKSAQEVLEGAKDADALKIATEDMITAGEYSIKHSKPGDTILHIGPGAITNYQDLKDKMMKGIEEGCKKYS
- the argJ gene encoding bifunctional ornithine acetyltransferase/N-acetylglutamate synthase — encoded protein: MKKVEGGICAVENVLAAGACEDNYGVALIHYPQSSAAAVFTRNKVQAAPIIITRESVKNGKLSAIVANSGNANCFTGEKGIDDAKEMTHQVAQGLNILPEDVAVASTGIIGRQLPLPIISKLITDALRRLDNSPTASKNAAEAIMTTDTYPKEFAVETTLTNGKTVRIGGICKGSGMIAPNMGTMLSFLTTDIEASPAELEEALQKSVEKTFNMVVVDGDESTNDIVVLLSRPGQGNIDEKFQEALDYLCSELTRMLARDGEGATKYMEVEVIGAQSLNDARIAARSIVKSPLVKTALFGADPNWGRIVAAVGYSGASMNEETVTVSLEDGERRVAVVDKGEIKAFDGTEELELAESIMERETIKITVDLSLGTFMATAYGCDLSYDYVRINSEYST
- a CDS encoding LL-diaminopimelate aminotransferase, encoding MAVIINENYLLIKSNYIFSEINQRVEKYQNDNPDVDIIRMGIGDVTRPLPRAVVEKFTEAVQEMGDAKSFRGYGPEQGYDFLINEIIKNDYAPRGIDLAPDEVFISDGAKCDTGNIQEIFGLLNTVAVTDPVYPVYVESNVMAGRTGPMGDDGRYQKLVYIPCTEDNGFVPELPTTPVDLIYLCFPNNPTGTALTKEQLAQWVDYARENNSIILFDAAYEAYIREDNIPHSIYEIEGAREVAIEFRSFSKNAGFTGTRCAFTVVPRELVGFDGEGNPHSINSLWNRRQTTKFNGVSYPIQMATCAVYSPEGQKEINESIDYYMNNASIIRNSLENLGLRVYGGINSPYIWVKTPQAMDSWQFFDLLLDEAHVVGTPGVGFGPSGEGYLRLTAFNTLENTEKAMERISKLTL
- a CDS encoding NYN domain-containing protein, translated to MQVIVDASNVAHFGKKDGKPSLNKLLKAEEVLKKLGYEPILIADASLRHEIDDKEAFKKLLDEEKVHQVPAGTTADHYILNLAEEQDAKILSNDAFREFYDEFRDINSRRIPYNFKGENIVIGSSAQPKKIKNILQKICSQTLSEFEKKGYDSYKLKKNKKLSGIAVAKEAIDRISKSSDEGIDSKIEGMFMKIPLFDRVMKMVEDAERASDFIIFVLVNPRDYRDAVRNAGNIAVTVGDRLKLDHAPLVAVRNDLFTKPGTFELNIIYSDEILEESPFDVNITINDHDYSFVKKNSRNIASTVAARLGTWKFPIVSVKPSMLMEKPGHYDINLDKGGDK
- a CDS encoding nascent polypeptide-associated complex protein; translated protein: MLPSAGMNPKQLKQMQRAMKQMGMDMKDVKGVTEVIIKFKSKELVITNPKVNRMNFMGQDTYQISGKTKEREVEAELIIPDDDVDLVATQTGVSQDEARKALEETGGDLAEAIMRLS
- the tgtA gene encoding tRNA guanosine(15) transglycosylase TgtA codes for the protein MNFEIKYKDGRGRVGILKTPHGTIKTPALMPVIHPGKQTIQVADYGAEVVITNAYLIYKNEELREKALQDGVHELINFPGPIITDSGSFQLSLYGDVEVSNQEIVEFQEKIGTDIGTSLDLPTPPSVKRERAEKELKITLQRAQEALEVRKELMLNSVVQGSTFPDLRSECAQALGEMDFQVHPIGAVVPLMESYRYHELVDVVMSSVSYLPDSRPRHLMGAGHPMLFSLAVAMGCDLFDSAAYILYAEADRLLMPNGTLKLENLYEMPCSCEVCTNYTPDELRGMEKEKRRDLLAIHNLRVSFAEIRMIHQAIIEGSLWELVEQRCRAHPFLLEALRNLKNYQDDLEKYDPPYKKSAFFYSGPESLNRPEVHRHLERVKRIPPKKSVLLIPRTTKPYSEHLHHIPPEFYRIKGEPNLENSTDDRQVTVVDVPFGVIPLELDQLYPLAQNESPRIHDEDSILMVKNILHDYIKDFEEVIVSEKVLRTFRLDEEFPTKDEYSEPLEIIVDDVERIKMIADYQFGSGSGEALFNTSVKIVKSRKTGKIRHVYDGDELIATLRASDGIFVLAREGARRLHRYLPYPKNRVVVNEDAEPFAREGKSIFAKFVINCDINIHAKEEVLIVNEEDQLLAFGKSILNGKEILDFNTGQAVKTRKGGL